In Deinococcus sp. HSC-46F16, the following are encoded in one genomic region:
- a CDS encoding 3D domain-containing protein, translating to MLNPAPLLIPAVLATLATAAATPVLPAPAVAAQAVREALAPEVAPAPVTVPAPVARPQATPVQAAAAQPTPAQARAQAIEQAQTVLAQSARQGRSVVARATAYNSLAAQTDSTPFITATGTRTRPGVVALSRDLLRLFPYGSRVTIEDLSGKYNHLLRGRVFYVEDTMAARKTNSIDIWMSTRSQALQFGARQVRITAVR from the coding sequence CGTGCTGGCCACCCTCGCCACCGCCGCCGCGACCCCCGTGCTGCCTGCCCCGGCGGTCGCCGCCCAGGCGGTGCGGGAAGCCCTCGCGCCGGAGGTGGCCCCGGCCCCGGTGACGGTCCCCGCGCCGGTCGCCCGGCCCCAGGCGACTCCGGTCCAGGCGGCCGCTGCCCAGCCCACCCCGGCCCAGGCCCGCGCCCAGGCCATCGAACAGGCGCAGACGGTCCTGGCCCAGAGCGCCCGCCAGGGCCGCAGCGTGGTCGCGCGGGCGACGGCCTACAACAGCCTCGCGGCGCAGACCGACTCCACGCCCTTTATCACGGCGACCGGCACGCGCACGCGGCCCGGCGTAGTGGCCCTCAGCCGTGACCTGCTGCGCCTCTTTCCTTACGGCAGCCGCGTGACCATCGAGGACCTCAGCGGGAAATACAACCACCTGCTCCGGGGCCGGGTCTTTTACGTCGAGGACACGATGGCCGCCCGCAAGACGAACAGCATCGACATCTGGATGAGCACCCGCAGCCAGGCCCTGCAATTTGGGGCGCGGCAGGTGCGCATCACCGCCGTGCGCTGA